The proteins below come from a single Thermopolyspora flexuosa genomic window:
- a CDS encoding SchA/CurD-like domain-containing protein has protein sequence MPYAAITFRVKPGHEEEISRIFAESPRLDSPIVRDEQGREVARLLGTAAFVKDDVLVRVIHYEGDFGAVGRHLARQRNIHQIEGRLQPYLAETRATETPEGFTAFFQNALMRCVFHAESEAQPMGA, from the coding sequence ATGCCGTACGCAGCGATCACGTTCCGGGTGAAGCCCGGGCACGAGGAGGAGATCAGTAGGATCTTCGCCGAATCGCCCCGCCTCGACTCGCCGATCGTCCGCGACGAGCAGGGGCGCGAGGTCGCCCGGCTGCTCGGCACGGCCGCGTTCGTCAAGGACGACGTGCTCGTCCGGGTGATCCACTACGAGGGGGACTTCGGCGCGGTGGGGCGGCACCTCGCCCGGCAGCGCAACATCCACCAGATCGAGGGGCGGCTGCAGCCGTACCTGGCCGAGACCCGTGCCACCGAGACGCCGGAGGGGTTCACCGCCTTCTTCCAGAACGCCTTGATGCGGTGTGTGTTCCACGCCGAGTCCGAGGCGCAGCCCATGGGGGCGTGA
- a CDS encoding SRPBCC family protein — translation MAGHTDNHVIIERPLELVWDITNDVESWPRLFSEYASAEILQRRGPTIRFRLTMHPDTDGNVWSWVSERTPDPVTRTVRAHRVEPGWFKYMHLFWEYEEVPGVNGGATRMRWVQDFEMRRDAPLDDARMTERLNANTAIQMQRIKHLLERADFRTEIGI, via the coding sequence ATGGCCGGACACACCGACAACCACGTCATCATCGAGCGGCCGCTAGAGCTGGTCTGGGACATCACCAACGACGTCGAGTCCTGGCCGCGCCTGTTCAGCGAGTACGCCTCCGCCGAGATCCTGCAGCGCCGCGGGCCGACCATCCGGTTCCGGCTCACCATGCACCCGGACACCGACGGCAACGTGTGGAGCTGGGTCTCCGAGCGCACGCCGGACCCGGTCACCCGCACCGTGCGGGCGCACCGGGTGGAGCCCGGCTGGTTCAAGTACATGCACCTCTTCTGGGAGTACGAGGAGGTGCCCGGCGTCAACGGCGGCGCCACCCGGATGCGCTGGGTCCAGGACTTCGAGATGCGGCGGGACGCGCCGCTGGACGACGCGCGCATGACCGAGCGGCTCAACGCCAACACCGCAATCCAGATGCAGCGCATCAAGCACCTGCTTGAGCGGGCCGACTTCAGAACGGAGATAGGGATATGA
- a CDS encoding acyl carrier protein, protein MTMFTLDDVRRILRRCAGAPEGDALDGDIADVPFAELGYDSLALLEMAAHVQQEFGIRIPDDAIEEMTTPRAAVEYVNRRFAGEPSR, encoded by the coding sequence ATGACCATGTTCACGTTGGACGACGTGCGGCGCATCCTACGGCGCTGCGCGGGCGCCCCCGAGGGCGACGCCCTCGACGGCGACATCGCCGACGTCCCGTTCGCCGAGCTCGGCTACGACTCGCTGGCGCTGCTCGAGATGGCCGCGCACGTGCAGCAGGAGTTCGGCATCCGCATCCCGGACGACGCGATCGAGGAGATGACCACGCCGCGGGCGGCGGTCGAGTACGTCAACCGGCGGTTCGCCGGCGAGCCGAGCAGGTGA
- a CDS encoding beta-ketoacyl-[acyl-carrier-protein] synthase family protein, with product MRRVVITGLGVTAPGGIGTAAFWDLISSGRTATRRISLFDPTGFRSRIAAEIDFDPAACGLSPQEIRRMDRAAQLGVVSAREALADSGLTLEDVPPERRGVSIGSAVGCTTGLEEEYVVVSDGGREWLVDPAYAVPHLYGYMVPSTLAVEVAWTAQAEGPVALISTGCTAGLDAVGHGYRLVQEGAADVVIAGATDAPISPITVACFDAIKATSPNNDDPEHASRPFDRDRDGFVLGEGAAVMVLEEREAALRRGAEIYAEIVGFASRSNAYHMTGLKPDGREMAEAIRVALREARLNPEDVDYINAHGSGTRQNDRHETAAFKDALGEHAYKTPVSSIKSMVGHSLGAIGSIEVAASVLAIKHNVIPPTANLHTPDPECDLDYVPVTAREQPVDVVLSVGSGFGGFQTAMLLAQR from the coding sequence GTGAGGCGGGTGGTGATCACCGGTCTCGGGGTCACCGCGCCGGGCGGGATCGGCACCGCCGCGTTCTGGGATCTGATCAGCTCGGGCCGTACCGCGACCCGCCGCATCAGCCTCTTCGATCCCACCGGGTTCCGGTCCCGCATCGCCGCCGAGATCGACTTCGACCCGGCCGCGTGCGGCCTGTCGCCGCAGGAGATCCGGCGCATGGACCGGGCCGCGCAGCTCGGCGTGGTGAGCGCCCGGGAGGCGCTCGCCGACAGCGGGCTCACGTTGGAGGACGTGCCGCCGGAGCGGCGCGGGGTGAGCATCGGCAGCGCGGTCGGCTGCACCACGGGGCTCGAGGAGGAGTACGTCGTGGTGAGCGACGGCGGCCGCGAGTGGCTGGTCGACCCGGCGTACGCCGTACCGCACCTGTACGGCTACATGGTGCCGAGCACGCTCGCGGTCGAGGTCGCCTGGACGGCCCAGGCCGAGGGGCCGGTCGCGCTCATCTCCACCGGGTGCACCGCCGGCCTCGACGCGGTCGGGCACGGGTACCGGCTGGTGCAGGAGGGGGCCGCGGACGTCGTGATCGCCGGGGCCACCGACGCGCCGATCTCGCCGATCACCGTGGCCTGCTTCGACGCGATCAAGGCCACCTCGCCGAACAACGACGACCCCGAGCACGCGTCGCGGCCGTTCGACCGCGACCGGGACGGGTTCGTGCTCGGCGAGGGCGCCGCGGTGATGGTGCTCGAGGAACGCGAGGCCGCGCTGCGCCGCGGTGCGGAGATTTATGCCGAAATTGTGGGATTCGCCAGCCGGAGCAACGCGTACCACATGACCGGCCTCAAGCCGGACGGGCGCGAGATGGCCGAGGCGATCCGCGTGGCGCTGCGCGAGGCCCGGCTCAACCCGGAGGACGTGGACTACATCAACGCGCACGGCTCCGGCACCCGGCAGAACGACCGGCACGAGACCGCCGCGTTCAAGGACGCGCTCGGCGAGCACGCCTATAAGACGCCGGTCAGCTCCATCAAGTCGATGGTCGGGCACTCGCTCGGCGCGATCGGCTCGATCGAGGTCGCCGCCTCGGTGCTGGCGATCAAGCACAACGTGATCCCGCCGACCGCGAACCTGCACACGCCCGACCCGGAATGCGACCTCGACTACGTGCCCGTCACCGCCCGCGAACAGCCCGTCGACGTGGTGCTCAGCGTCGGCAGCGGCTTCGGCGGGTTCCAGACGGCGATGCTGCTCGCGCAGAGGTGA
- a CDS encoding ketosynthase chain-length factor produces the protein MNDRKTATRSGRAPDERVVVTGIGVTAPNGVGTEAYWAATLNGKSGLARITHLDPERYPTRVAGVVQEFDAAEYVPSRLIVQTDHWTHLGLAATAMALGDAGVDPAELPEYEMAVVTASSSGGNEFGQREIEKLWSKGPEYVGVYQSIAWFYAATTGQVSIRYGMRGPCGVICTEQAGGLDVAAQARRLLRREARLVVTGGTDASRSPYALTAQFTSGMLSTRDDPVRAYLPFDVDACGHVPGEGGAMLIAEGESAARRRGAVPYGVIAGYGASFDPRPEPGRPARSNLVRAIRLALDDARIRPDQVDVVFADAVGVPERDLAEAAAIGEVFGPRAVPVTAPKTMTGRLYGGGAALDLATALLAIRDGVIPPTVGVTSPAPGCDLDLVLGTARETPVRTALVLARGYGGFNSALVVTAP, from the coding sequence ATGAACGACCGCAAGACCGCCACCCGATCCGGACGCGCCCCGGACGAGCGCGTCGTGGTGACCGGCATCGGCGTCACCGCGCCGAACGGCGTCGGCACCGAGGCCTACTGGGCCGCCACGCTCAACGGCAAGAGCGGCCTCGCCCGCATCACCCACCTCGATCCCGAGCGCTACCCGACCCGGGTGGCCGGGGTGGTGCAGGAGTTCGACGCGGCCGAGTACGTGCCGAGCCGGCTGATCGTGCAGACCGACCACTGGACCCACCTGGGGCTCGCCGCCACCGCGATGGCGCTCGGCGACGCCGGCGTCGACCCGGCCGAGCTGCCCGAGTACGAGATGGCGGTGGTGACCGCGAGCTCCTCGGGCGGCAACGAGTTCGGCCAGCGGGAGATCGAGAAGCTGTGGTCGAAGGGGCCGGAGTACGTCGGCGTCTACCAGTCGATCGCCTGGTTCTACGCCGCCACCACCGGCCAGGTCTCGATCCGGTACGGCATGCGCGGCCCGTGCGGCGTGATCTGCACCGAGCAGGCCGGCGGCCTCGACGTCGCCGCCCAGGCGCGGCGGCTGCTGCGGCGCGAGGCCCGCCTTGTCGTCACCGGCGGCACCGACGCCTCGCGCTCGCCGTACGCGCTGACCGCCCAGTTCACCAGCGGCATGCTCAGCACCCGGGACGACCCGGTCCGCGCCTACCTGCCCTTCGACGTCGACGCCTGCGGCCACGTGCCCGGCGAGGGCGGGGCGATGCTCATCGCCGAGGGCGAGTCCGCGGCCCGGCGGCGCGGGGCCGTGCCGTACGGGGTGATCGCGGGGTACGGGGCGAGCTTCGACCCGCGCCCGGAGCCCGGCCGCCCGGCCCGCTCCAACCTGGTCCGGGCGATCCGGCTCGCGCTCGACGACGCGCGGATCCGGCCCGACCAGGTGGACGTGGTGTTCGCCGACGCGGTCGGCGTGCCCGAACGCGACCTCGCCGAGGCCGCGGCGATCGGCGAGGTGTTCGGGCCGCGCGCGGTGCCGGTCACCGCGCCGAAGACCATGACCGGCCGGCTGTACGGCGGCGGCGCCGCGCTCGACCTGGCGACCGCCCTGCTCGCGATCCGCGACGGGGTGATCCCGCCGACCGTCGGGGTGACCTCGCCGGCGCCCGGCTGCGACCTCGACCTCGTCCTCGGCACCGCCCGCGAGACGCCGGTGCGCACCGCGCTCGTGCTCGCCCGCGGCTACGGCGGCTTCAACTCCGCACTCGTGGTGACCGCGCCCTGA
- a CDS encoding antibiotic biosynthesis monooxygenase family protein yields the protein MTTAATTPMARTQSVFRVVVRLRVHPGKGQEFETIWRQIAETIARNPANLGQWLSRSADEECVYYITSDWVSEKRFREFEHSPEHAENRRRMAHCKAESSMTAMTVFCHVPPRPQSERVRVMLHLFEPPGDPGAVESGYHQISRKLAGRAGLRGNELLRSMDDPRRYTVLSDWASREDYIAWRDAPEHLAITAPLRPYWASDRDSTFGVYEVVAAY from the coding sequence ATGACCACCGCCGCGACCACCCCGATGGCCAGGACCCAGAGCGTGTTCCGCGTCGTCGTCCGGCTGCGCGTGCACCCGGGCAAGGGCCAGGAGTTCGAGACCATCTGGCGGCAGATCGCCGAGACCATCGCGCGTAACCCGGCGAACCTCGGCCAGTGGCTGAGCCGGAGCGCCGACGAGGAGTGCGTCTACTACATCACCAGCGACTGGGTGAGCGAGAAACGCTTCCGCGAGTTCGAGCACAGCCCCGAGCACGCGGAGAACCGCAGGCGCATGGCGCACTGCAAGGCCGAGTCCTCGATGACGGCGATGACCGTCTTCTGCCACGTCCCGCCGCGGCCGCAGAGCGAGCGGGTGCGGGTCATGCTCCACCTGTTCGAGCCGCCCGGCGACCCGGGCGCGGTGGAGAGCGGCTACCACCAGATCAGCCGCAAGCTCGCCGGCCGGGCCGGGCTGCGCGGCAACGAGCTGCTCCGCTCGATGGACGACCCGCGCCGGTACACGGTGCTCAGCGACTGGGCGAGCCGGGAGGACTACATCGCCTGGCGGGACGCGCCCGAGCACCTCGCGATCACCGCGCCGCTGCGCCCCTACTGGGCCTCCGACCGCGACAGCACCTTCGGGGTGTACGAGGTCGTGGCGGCGTACTAG
- a CDS encoding MarR family winged helix-turn-helix transcriptional regulator codes for MSGDITLSYEGSHGRGRWTGRDQVDDHAERIESLEAVARESGRLAEQADRLVCALAGRAGLDPAAFRCLHVLVRRGPLPVHRLAVHAGLDPGTAGVVVGELERAGLARRERDDAGHEVARADETACRDRIAPAVRELREAWHALTGHGCDDLAIVAVLLAEGRRLTELVPTLG; via the coding sequence GTGTCCGGCGACATCACACTCTCGTACGAAGGGTCGCACGGGCGGGGCCGGTGGACCGGCCGCGACCAGGTGGACGACCACGCGGAGCGCATCGAGTCCCTGGAGGCGGTGGCGCGGGAGAGCGGGCGGCTGGCCGAGCAGGCGGACCGCCTGGTGTGCGCGCTCGCCGGCCGGGCGGGCCTCGACCCGGCCGCCTTCCGCTGCCTGCACGTGCTGGTCCGGCGGGGGCCGCTCCCGGTGCACCGGCTCGCCGTACACGCCGGGCTGGATCCGGGTACGGCAGGCGTCGTCGTTGGGGAGCTGGAGCGCGCCGGGCTCGCCCGGAGGGAGCGCGACGACGCGGGGCACGAGGTGGCCCGGGCCGACGAGACCGCGTGCCGGGACCGGATCGCCCCGGCCGTGCGCGAGCTGCGCGAGGCCTGGCACGCGCTGACCGGGCACGGCTGCGACGACCTCGCGATCGTCGCGGTGCTGCTCGCCGAAGGCCGCAGGCTCACCGAGCTGGTGCCCACGCTAGGCTGA